GCTGAATTGCCGACTCCGCTGCGCTGAACTGTCGCACTCACCTCCACACAACGGGGCACTGCCCCATGCACAGCCCGCATGAGTGGCACGCCCGAGGCTATTGGAGCCCCCTGAGCAAACGTGGTGGTGTGTCCCCCGAAGAGTTCACAGCCGGAGGGAACAACGCATGGATCACGACAACTCAAGGCGCGAACAGACGACACGCGGGCGAGGTCGCCGTCGCAGCATCCTAATCGCCTGTGCCGGTGTGGCGATCGTGGCGATCGTGATAACGATCGGGATCGCTGTCGGGCGTCTGCAGAACAACCTCACGGCAGTCGAGCTTCACGATCCGTCATCTCAAACAGCCGAGGACTCCTCCACCCCGGCGTCCCCACTGAACATTTTGATGCTCGGTTCAGACGGCCGTGAAGCGGGCTATGGCGCGTACGGAGAAGACGACGGCACCATGCGCAGCGACGCCATGGTGCTTGTGCATATCGGGTCGGAGAATGGGTATGTCGACGCCGTTCAGATTCCGCGCGACACTGTCTTGCAGCTCCCGCCCTGCGACGATTCCGGCCGCGGCACTTTCGCCGGAGGCTACGGCATGATCAATGGCGCGCTCAACCACGGCGAAACGTGCTCGGTTTCTGCCGTCGAGGAACTCACCGGCGTAGCTATCGATCACGTTGTCGCGATGAACTTCGACGGGTTCGCCGACATCGTCGACGCGTTGGGTGGTGTTCAGGTGTGTCTGCCCGAAGCTCTCAGAGACCGTCGCGCGGATCTTGATCTCCCCGCTGGCGAGCAGATGGTCAGCGGTAGCGAGGCTCTCGCGCTTGCGCGCACGCGCCACGCGGTGGGTGATGGAAGCGACGTCGCCCGCATGGGACATCAGCAGATGGTAATGTCGGCCATCGTCCAGCGGGCGACGAGCAACGACGTACTGGTTCGTCCAGACAGGCTCTACAGCTTTCTGGATGCTGTTACCTCATCGATCACCGTGGACACCGGGCTCGAATCATTGACACAACTCGCTGCACTTGCTCAGCGACTGTCACAGGTCGAGACTGACAACATCACGTTCGTGACGATGCCGTGGGAGGCCGCGCCCTCGGATCGCAATCGTGTCGTACCAACTCCCGCGGCTCATGCGATGTTCGAGGCCCTCGCCGATGACACCCGCCTCGCGACAGCATCCGGGGACCAACCACCGTCAGACGCCGATTCATCGCACGATCAAAACCCCAATGCCGATGACGCGGATGACACGCAAGATTCCGATCCCTCGACACACTCGCGTTCGGCCGACGCACCGCTGTGCGAGGATCAGTGACGGCCACGCGGATCGGGCTCCCTCAGCGACGCCGCCTGTCGCGTGACGCGATCGTGCTTGCCTCAGTGAGCATCGCTCTTGTCGCGTGTGGTGTAGTCATGGTGCTCTCTGCCTCGTCGGTCGAGAACCTGATCGCGACGGGCGACCCCTTCTCGATCGCGCGTCGCCACGTGGCGTTCGCCCTGGTCGGCGTCGCCCTCATGTTCGTGCTCTCCCGCATTCCGCCGGCATTCTGGAGACGCTGCGCCTGGGCGCTCCTCGCGAGTGGCATCGCGCTTCAGCTTCTCGTGTTCACACCGCTGGGCTTTGCCTCCGGAGGCAACCGCAACTGGATCAGCCTCGGAGGTTTCGGCGTCCAGCCCTCTGAGTTTCTCAAACTGGCGCTCATCATCTGGATTGCGCACATCATCGCCGCGAAGGGCGAGTTGATGTCGCGCTGGCAGCACGCGGTGATCCCGATCGTGCCTGTCGCCGGACTGGCGCTTGGTACTGTCATGCTCGGCAAAGACCTCGGCACCGTGCTCATCATGGGAGCCATCGCTCTCGGTGCATGCTTCTTTGGCGGCATGCGTCTTCACCACATCGTCATTGCCGTCGTAACGGCTGCCGGTGCGGCTCTTGCTGTCGCGCTTTCCGGAGGAACACGGCAAACACGTATTGCCGCATGGTTTGAGGGGTGCAGCGCCACGTCTGACAACTACCTCGACCTCTGCTGGCAGACGGTTCACGGGTGGAACGCGCTTGCCCTTGGCGGCGTCACCGGTGCCGGCCTGGGAAACTCGCAAATGAAATGGGGGTGGCTCCCCGAGGCCAACAACGATTTCATCTTCGCGATCATCGGTGAAGAGCTGGGAGCCATCGGTGCCGTCGTCGTGCTTGCACAGTTTGTGCTGTTCGGAGTCGTTCTTACCCGCGTCATCAGCAGAAGCCACGACAGATTTGTCACTGCGACGCTGGGCGGCATCCTCCTGTGGGTCGTCGGCCAGGCGTTCGTCAACGTCGCCGTCGTCCTCGGGATGCTGCCGGTGCTCGGAGTTCCCCTGCCGATGATCTCGGCGGGAGGTTCGTCGCTCGTCAGCATCCTGGCGAGCATTGGCGTCGCGCTGTCACTCATGCGCGGAACCGAGGGGAGCAGGATGCCGTCAGATGCGCGCGCGGCCGTGCCCGGGCACG
The Paramicrobacterium chengjingii DNA segment above includes these coding regions:
- a CDS encoding LCP family protein — protein: MDHDNSRREQTTRGRGRRRSILIACAGVAIVAIVITIGIAVGRLQNNLTAVELHDPSSQTAEDSSTPASPLNILMLGSDGREAGYGAYGEDDGTMRSDAMVLVHIGSENGYVDAVQIPRDTVLQLPPCDDSGRGTFAGGYGMINGALNHGETCSVSAVEELTGVAIDHVVAMNFDGFADIVDALGGVQVCLPEALRDRRADLDLPAGEQMVSGSEALALARTRHAVGDGSDVARMGHQQMVMSAIVQRATSNDVLVRPDRLYSFLDAVTSSITVDTGLESLTQLAALAQRLSQVETDNITFVTMPWEAAPSDRNRVVPTPAAHAMFEALADDTRLATASGDQPPSDADSSHDQNPNADDADDTQDSDPSTHSRSADAPLCEDQ
- a CDS encoding peptidoglycan glycosyltransferase FtsW, whose translation is MTATRIGLPQRRRLSRDAIVLASVSIALVACGVVMVLSASSVENLIATGDPFSIARRHVAFALVGVALMFVLSRIPPAFWRRCAWALLASGIALQLLVFTPLGFASGGNRNWISLGGFGVQPSEFLKLALIIWIAHIIAAKGELMSRWQHAVIPIVPVAGLALGTVMLGKDLGTVLIMGAIALGACFFGGMRLHHIVIAVVTAAGAALAVALSGGTRQTRIAAWFEGCSATSDNYLDLCWQTVHGWNALALGGVTGAGLGNSQMKWGWLPEANNDFIFAIIGEELGAIGAVVVLAQFVLFGVVLTRVISRSHDRFVTATLGGILLWVVGQAFVNVAVVLGMLPVLGVPLPMISAGGSSLVSILASIGVALSLMRGTEGSRMPSDARAAVPGHAERRV